One part of the Ranitomeya imitator isolate aRanImi1 chromosome 10, aRanImi1.pri, whole genome shotgun sequence genome encodes these proteins:
- the LOC138651191 gene encoding interferon-inducible GTPase 5-like, whose translation MDSSINVMSDEEVQNIRSALEEGDLCTATERLGNSLKEIENAPLNIAITGESGTGKSTFVNVIREMDDEEEGSAKTGVIETTMKPTPYNHPQYPNVIFWDLPGIGTPDFAADIYLQSVEFSRYDFFIILSSERFKKNDIDLAKAIQAMHKKFYFVRSKVDSDVHASMIRRKKSFNEENVLNEIRSNCIQSLKDGGITEPQVFLLSLLELEKYDFQKMQDTFEKELPEHKRHIFLMCLPNISLPVLEKKRQALRKDVWKWALCSYAAPVFSVLSVPSGAQILMTVMIGYQKAFGLDENSLKKLADKFSKDVNELRSVIKSPIVVQEITEEIVNTLLGTYANDHAINRCLRTIILLCNLESVAIPFGTAYQMLCDFLTKIADDAERVLMKALESRL comes from the coding sequence ATGGATTCTTCTATCAACGTCATGAGTGACGAAGAAGTCCAAAACATTCGGTCCGCTTTAGAAGAAGGAGACCTCTGTACAGCAACTGAAAGACTTGGCAATTCACTCAAGGAAATAGAAAATGCTCCGTTGAACATTGCCATCACGGGAGAGTCAGGAACAGGAAAGTCCACTTTTGTTAATGTCATCCGTGAGATGGACGATGAAGAAGAAGGCTCGGCCAAAACTGGTGTCATAGAGACAACAATGAAGCCAACTCCATACAACCATCCACAGTATCCTAATGTAATTTTTTGGGATCTTCCAGGAATAGGAACTCCTGATTTTGCGGCTGATATTTATCTTCAGTCTGTTGAATTTAGTCGTTATGACTTTTTCATCATTTTATCATCAGAACGTTTTAAGAAAAATGACATTGACCTAGCGAAGGCGATTCAAGCTATGCACAAGAAATTCTACTTTGTGAGATCCAAAGTTGACTCTGACGTGCATGCTTCTATGATCCGAAGGAAAAAGTCGTTCAATGAAGAGAATGTGCTCAATGAAATTAGAAGTAACTGCATTCAAAGTCTTAAAGATGGAGGAATCACAGAGCCCCAAGTGTTTCTCCTCTCACTACTAGAGCTGGAAAAGTACGACTTTCAGAAAATGCAGGACACTTTTGAAAAAGAGCTTCCAGAACACAAAAGACACATATTTCTGATGTGTCTGCCCAACATTTCTCTACCAGTCCTTGAGAAGAAGCGTCAGGCTCTCAGGAAGGACGTATGGAAGTGGGCCTTATGTTCTTATGCAGCGCCTGTATTCTCAGTCCTGTCTGTACCTTCTGGTGCACAAATCCTGATGACAGTAATGATAGGCTACCAGAAAGCTTTTGGCTTGGATGAAAACTCTCTGAAAAAGTTGGCAGATAAGTTTAGTAAAGACGTCAATGAATTAAGATCTGTTATTAAGTCCCCTATAGTCGTACAAGAGATAACTGAAGAGATTGTCAACACTTTATTAGGGACATATGCCAATGATCATGCCATAAATCGGTGTCTTCGCACTATCATATTGCTATGTAATCTAGAATCAGTGGCCATCCCCTTTGGTACCGCTTACCAGATGCTCTGTGACTTCCTTACTAAGATTGCAGATGATGCTGAGCGTGTTCTTATGAAGGCATTAGAATCGCGCCTCTAG
- the LOC138651290 gene encoding interferon-inducible GTPase 5-like: MDSQFIVPENELQEMKNFFENRDLAEAVESVKRCLEDIDQVTLNVAVTGESGSGKSTFINVIRGLGDEEEDSAKTGVVETTTVPSPYLHPHHKNVKYWDLPGIGSPVFNPMDYLKLVKFHQYDFFLIITTERFRECHILLAQAIKSMGKKFYFLRSKIDSALKGCRRGRTNYCMDEDLLKKIRDDCVNGLRAGGIEHPRVFLISSLEPEKYDFYLIQKTLEDELPSHKRHVFLLSQPNFFHQAVEKKKKFFLSQIWKWAIVSAMNVVTSQRPGASSTSCVPYLSANGDLTLMVNVLEEYKKAFGLDARSLKMLSDTFGKDPETLRSMIRTTTALEEITPELVFHHLKSQGLTDMGRIVTACVNQIVPQIGTLASGGVAFGTTYGTLSSFLSAMAEDATRVLTTALATSD; this comes from the coding sequence ATGGATTCCCAATTTATAGTTCCTGAAAATGAACTGCAGGAGATGAAGAACTTCTTTGAAAATAGAGATCTTGCAGAAGCTGTAGAAAGTGTGAAGAGATGCCTGGAAGACATTGACCAAGTCACGTTGAATGTTGCCGTAACTGGAGAATCGGGATCAGGAAAGTCAACTTTTATCAACGTAATCCGAGGCCTTGGCGATGAGGAAGAAGATTCTGCCAAGACAGGCGTGGTCGAGACAACCACAGTCCCATCACCTTATTTACACCCGCATCACAAAAACGTGAAATACTGGGACCTTCCCGGGATCGGAAGTCCTGTGTTTAATCCGATGGATTATCTGAAATTGGTGAAGTTCCACCAATATGATTTTTTTCTGATCATCACAACCGAACGCTTCAGAGAATGTCACATCCTGTTGGCACAAGCCATCAAGTCCATGGGGAAGAAGTTCTATTTTCTGAGATCCAAAATAGACTCGGCATTAAAAGGATGTCGACGAGGAAGGACAAACTACTGCATGGATGAAGATCTACTGAAGAAAATCCGCGATGACTGCGTAAATGGTCTCCGAGCTGGAGGTATCGAGCACCCTCGAGTGTTTCTAATCTCCAGTCTGGAACCTGAAAAGTATGACTTCTACTTGATCCAGAAAACGCTAGAGGACGAACTTCCGAGTCACAAGAGACATGTATTTCTTTTGTCTCAGCCCAATTTTTTCCACCAGGCCGTGGAGAAGAAGAAAAAGTTCTTTCTATCGCAAATCTGGAAATGGGCCATCGTCTCCGCTATGAACGTTGTGACGTCACAAAGACCGGGGGCGAGTAGTACGTCGTGTGTTCCGTATTTATCAGCCAATGGTGACCTCACCCTCATGGTCAATGTTTTGGAAGAGTACAAGAAAGCTTTCGGACTGGACGCGAGATCCCTTAAAATGCTATCGGATACCTTTGGGAAAGATCCTGAAACTTTGAGATCAATGATCAGAACCACAACGGCTTTGGAGGAGATAACTCCCGAATTGGTTTTCCATCACCTAAAGAGTCAGGGTCTGACGGACATGGGTCGTATAGTGACAGCATGTGTAAATCAGATTGTTCCGCAAATTGGCACATTGGCAAGTGGAGGAGTTGCCTTCGGGACGACTTACGGGACACTAAGCAGCTTCTTATCAGCTATGGCAGAAGATGCTACCAGGGTGCTGACGACGGCATTAGCGACCTCTGACTAA